Part of the Pagrus major chromosome 9, Pma_NU_1.0 genome, atgACAGATCTCAAAGTTAGACAAATGAATGATTCTTTGTGGCAAGAAAAGTTATCAAACTTTCTCACCTGAGTCTCACTGAACAACGCTGGCCACCTATCTTTGAGGACACTGACAGATGGGCTGAGAGTCACCACTTCAACTCTTCTACTTGAgaaggtttttgacattttttcttgtaTTGCTTTTCCATtactcttctttttcatttcattgattAATTCAAGCCTCTCCAGCTCCAATGTGTCTTGATTTTCACCAGCAGGATGTGGGGGGAGATAATTTACCTCCGCTTTCTTTggttttttcacattttttgccgGACCTGCATTGGCTGGATGCTTCCTCCTTAGAGTGTTGACTTCTATCTCAGGATAAGCATATTTTCTTGATTTGAGTTTGGCACGGTAATTGTGCATCTTGTACTTAATTCTCTGCTGCCAGCCATATAACCCTGAAAATGAGCCTGGCTCTTTTAGACATGGAAACTTCTCAACAAGGGCTTCACACACTGAGAGCACTTGTAGATTTGAAGGGTAGGCAGTGTGAGAGAATATGACTTTTGCAAGGTCATTCATCATTGCTGATTTAACACTTGCATCCCGGAAGATTATTCCAGAGGCATGATATGATTTGTTTGCCTCTGAAAGGATAAGTTCAATGTCACGGGAAAACTGTGGTATTTGAAATGGCACTGGCCATGGAGCAGAGCGGCATGAATCGGGGAGAATAATGGTGTCCTTTGAGCTGGATGATGCACAGTCCGACATGGATGTATTGACATCTGGGGGGTCGGTGTCCACATCACTACTTGCTGGATGGGTATGTGAACTTGGAGAACTCAATGGAGAGGACAGTCCTGATGCATCTACTGGGTGAAGGTCAAGGGTGAACACCGTTTCTTTTCTAATCACTTTCACCGTCGCCTTGTCGTATAGGTCAGCAGTTGAAGTCACACTGAAAAACTGGTTTCCAAAATCTTTGTCTTCGTATAATAATCCAAATTCCCCTTGTAACTGGAAGCTTTTACCAACCACTGCAACAAGATCCTCCACTGTATTTGGAATTCCTGTTGGAAGTGTCAACTTGCGTATGTCATGTTCGTCCAATATGACTCGTAAATGGACCGCCATTGTTGTTCAGGGTGTGTTGTCCTcagctgaagagagagaaaaaaataaatcaagacaGTGTGTTAATAGTCAAGTTTATATACAtaggttttaaaaagaaattttGTCttgccaaaacatttttaaattgtttacagaaaatgtaaataaacacacaacatcctCATGATTTCAGtttctacttttttttgttgacattttctctCATAAAGGCCATCTTGAACATTATTGTCCTTCAAAGAAACTGGACTAAAGTGggtttacaaaaacattaaaaaatatgcaTGCACTGTTTTAGTTTCTGAACAACAATTATACTCCCAACTATAGTAGACTTACTCTGATGTGCAAATGAAGTGTTTAAGTGACACCATACAACCATCAGTTGTATTATATGAAGCCAAGGGATATGCATCTTTCAGTTCCGAATGCTGAACGATTTCAGTGGCTCCTGTTGGCTCAACTCTGAAGCTCCTCGTGTGTTCACAATACCACCCACTAAGCAACTTAAGAACAAAGACAGGGGTGTCATGCACAATGATTATTTGCAGTATTTCTGCAAAGTCAGGCAAACCTCCAGTTGACCCATAGGGCAACAGCATTCCAACATTATAGTCTGTGCCTAAAATGGTCACCTTGTTTGTCATGTGCACAACTTCTGCTCCAGGGAACTTTTTTGCAAATGACTCCATGAGGCTTTCTTTGAGAACACTGACTGCCACTTGAGTCATTCTGGACACTGCCAGTGCTGGCCTTTGATTGTTGCCATCATGGGTATGATACGCAAGCATTGATTGGTGTTTTCTTGCCATTGTCAAGAGAATGTTTCTAAAAGACCCAGTCTGCCTCACAATCCTTTTTAAAAAACGGTGTTTGGCTTCAAAGCGCATAGTCCAGAAATTCACAAGTGGCCCAAAAGCAGTGGTAAGCCATGGATAGTGTTCGAGAAAGTGGTGTTTAGGTTTCAATTTCTCCTCTCGGAACACTTCTACATACCTGAAACGTGTTCACTGATCTTGCTCTCCATGTACCCTAGCATTTCATCTGTGTGGACAGGAGCCATGACAAGCTCAACAACATCTTTGAGGTTCATCAAAACCTCCCAAGTTGGATCATTTTCTGGCACTTTGTCACCAATCATAAATGGTAACATCCTCAACAAGCACCAGTTTTCATGTGCATTGCCGCCTACATTCTTCCGGGATGCAAAAGTTGGAGCAATAGCTTGTGGacagtttgttttgtcattCCACTTGTAAGGAAAGCAACGGATGGAACGATTAAGATCCGTAAGAGAGAAGTATTTCTTCTTGATAAACACATCAATGCAGAGCGCTATCTCAAGAGGTACAATCCCTTCAAGCAAATCATGCAAAGCATCAGGGGGATAACCTGATGTAACATGAAAGTACCTGAGTCTGTCAGAGATGGGACAGtttctttttactccacaaTGATGACCTTCAAGAGGATCAGACAATGCTGCTTCAACATGCATAGCATAGTTGGACTTAGTTCGTAGGGGAAACAGTCCCTCTCTAACTTCATGCTCCTGGATTTGTGACCGCTCTCCAATGCAAAAGCGACAGAAATACGAAGCTGAAAAGCTTTCCACTAATCCAGCTATCGAGTGGGCGCCAAGATTGTCAGCAACTACAGCGAGTATTGTACCTTTGCACACTTTGCCCAGACTTGTTACAAGGATACCATCATCTTCAAAGGATTTCAAATCGTTGAGCAGTGGCTCCAACACTTTTTGGTATCCATATTGGTTCACATCACTTGCCTTGCAAAGAATGGCTAAGTAAATGGAAGTTAGGGTAGAACGCAATGTGGCAGGTATGTCTGCAAATACCCAGTACACAGCGGTGACTTTGTGTTTCTTGCGGGATGTTCCCAGAGGATTGCATACTTCAAAGTCATCAATGTAAAGGATGAGTGGGAGTTTCAGTTCACCTCCATGTAAAAAGCTGTTTTCTCTTAGGAAAGATCCATCATGAAATGATCTGTATCCAGAGGAGACGTCAGATGgccttttgttttgtaatattGTATTTTGGATGTGTTTGTTGTTCAGAAGCTGAGACAATAGCGGAAGAATCGGTACatactgaaatgtttttttgtcactACTATTAAGTATGTACTCAACCGGTTCAATCGGTGAAAGGTGCTCCTTTATAAATTGCTCTCTCCTGTATTGAGTACTCAGAGGCCCATTCTCTCCAAAAGCAACACAGAAAGGGTTTAGCTGGCAAAGATCTTCAACCACCTCTGATATCACTGAATCGTCCAAAGTGCAGCTATGCTTTTTCAAAGAGCTCAATAAAATTTCTTTTATTACCGGGGATGATGCAGATGCTGTCAGGAAACGGAGTTCCTCTACTAGTTCATCAATGCATGTCTTTGAGACATTGAAAATGCATTCTAATTTCAGGAGGAGCAAACCCAGTTTCTTAATAATTATTGCACGCAAGTCCTCCCCTTCCTCAAGGACAGATTCACAGTTTTCGACTTCAACAAAGTCGGTTTCTTCATCTGGTTGATTTTGgttttgatgaaaaacagaggTCTTAAAATCCTCCACTGAATGTGGGTTGTGTTTCCTGCTCTTATGACTGTGGAAAGTTGtgtatacatttgttttataatcacaacctttaaaaacacaaggcACAGTTTCAAACCTCTTAAGATGACTGCCAATGTGCTCAAAATATTGTCTTACATTGTCAAAACAGCTCATATTACACACTAGGCATGTGAAGGAAAGGAGTTGACCTGGCTTAGTTGTCTGTGAGTGATACCTTGACAAATGTGTCCGTAATGCACCCCATGTCTTGAAAGTGCAAGCACAATCAGAATGGAGACAAGGTATGGACTGGTTTCGTCCGAAATGTCCATGTTGTAATCTGGTGTGCTTCAAGAGGTCCAATCGTTTTGATGTGCTGAAATTACATAGTTTGCATATCCAGTTCATTTTCAGTCATGGATACCTGAAAGCTGTGCAAAACCCCTGCAACAAGCCGATGGACAGGAGACAGAACGGGGATCTCAGGCAGTCCTGGAAGGGGTAGCATATGACTGTGTGGAAACTGGTATATGAGGGAGTCTTAGCTCACATAGGAAAGATGAGAGGACCTGAGAAGAGGACACAATAGTGAATGCACATGCAGAGTGAATCGGCCTACAAATAACGCTTTACAATCCAAATATTCAATTCTATTTCAAGAACTTACATACCCAAAAGATGTGTCCAACACCTGCAACAAGCTGGGGAGCTCAGACAGTCCCAGAACTCTAAGCATCAGACTGCTTGGCACCTGGTGTGAGTATATCCTAGCTCAAAGaggagagacaagaggagagggGATGGAAT contains:
- the LOC141002591 gene encoding uncharacterized protein isoform X1, which translates into the protein MSDCASSSSKDTIILPDSCRSAPWPVPFQIPQFSRDIELILSEANKSYHASGIIFRDASVKSAMMNDLAKVIFSHTAYPSNLQVLSVCEALVEKFPCLKEPGSFSGLYGWQQRIKYKMHNYRAKLKSRKYAYPEIEVNTLRRKHPANAGPAKNVKKPKKAEVNYLPPHPAGENQDTLELERLELINEMKKKSNGKAIQEKMSKTFSSRRVEVVTLSPSVSVLKDRWPALFSETQVRKFDNFSCHKESFICLTLRSVICTVHLFIHQIKEEFRRLTTISLEETFLLKLDGYTPRLLQLMFAKGGVARSKMRPLLNTVNESQSIEDKRDAVICCLIEYLGESQEGLFKECQDSCEDHSDQTMKVIVIHDVMAEKNPAEVSVVIEGDQVLTGCGSRTKACILLMGLIYALNLEYPKALKNTFEVFQKLFLELDGAKLLKKVHSLKSKLME
- the LOC141002591 gene encoding uncharacterized protein isoform X2; its protein translation is MSDCASSSSKDTIILPDSCRSAPWPVPFQIPQFSRDIELILSEANKSYHASGIIFRDASVKSAMMNDLAKVIFSHTAYPSNLQVLSVCEALVEKFPCLKEPGSFSGLYGWQQRIKYKMHNYRAKLKSRKYAYPEIEVNTLRRKHPANAGPAKNVKKPKKAEVNYLPPHPAGENQDTLELERLELINEMKKKSNGKAIQEKMSKTFSSRRVEVVTLSPSVSVLKDRWPALFSETQIKEEFRRLTTISLEETFLLKLDGYTPRLLQLMFAKGGVARSKMRPLLNTVNESQSIEDKRDAVICCLIEYLGESQEGLFKECQDSCEDHSDQTMKVIVIHDVMAEKNPAEVSVVIEGDQVLTGCGSRTKACILLMGLIYALNLEYPKALKNTFEVFQKLFLELDGAKLLKKVHSLKSKLME